The Deltaproteobacteria bacterium genomic sequence ACGCCCGCCACCTCGCCGCGCGCGAGGAGCACCTGCGCCATCGGCGTCTCAGGGTAGACGCGCACGCCGCACATCGCGGTGACCGCCGTCGGCCGGCACTCGTCCATGAGCGCGATCGTCTCGGCGACCGTCTCCCAGGTCTCGCCCTCGCCGCCGAAGACGAGGCTGTGGCAGAAGGGGAAGCTGCGCGCGCGGCAGATGTCCGACGCGGCACGGATGTCGTCGACGTTGAAGCTCTTGCGGAAGCCACGCAGCGTCTGGTTCGAGCCCGCGTCCGTCCCGAAGTCGATCGACTGACAGCCGGCGGCGATCATCGCGTCGAGCAGCTGGGCGCTGAAGTTCCCCGGCGTCACGAAGCACGACCAGCGGATGCGCCGCCCGAGCGGGCCGAGCGCCGCGCACACGCGCTCGGCGTAGCCGCGCGGCGCGTTGAAGACGCTGTCGACCACGAAGAACTGGTCGATGCCGTGGCGGTCGAGGAGCGTCGCGACCTCGGCCGCGATACCCGCCGGGTCGCGTGTGCGCATGCCGCGGCCCTCGATCACGGGGTAGGCGCAGAAGGTGCACTTGTAGTGGCAGCCGCGCTTGGTCTGGAGGTTGCCCATGCCGCCCTGCTCGAAGTAGCGCCGGTTGTCGATCCAGCGCCGGTCGGCGCGCACGGCGTCCACGGCGGGAAGCCAGGCGGTGGGTGCCACCTCGATCGCGCCGGTCGTGGCGTCCCGGGCGGCGACGCCGGCGAGCCCGCGGACGTCAGCGCCGGCGGCGAGGCGGGCGAGGAGCGCGGGGAACGCCGCCTCGCCCTCGCCCACCACGCCCCAGGGCACGTCGAGCGCCGCCAGGTAGTGCGCCGGCATGGTGGTGAAGGCCGATCCGCCGAGGACGATGGGCGCGGCGCTCGCCGCGCGGCAGGCCTCGACCACCGCGCGGTAGTGGGGCAGGTAGGACACCGTGTCGGGGTAGGCGCAGTTGTCGACGTTGCGGAGCGAGATGCCGATCGCCTCGGGGCGCTGCGCGGCGAGCGCGGCACGCACGTCGGCGGCCGGGTCTTCGCTGAAGCAGAGGTCGAGGACGCGCACCTCGTGCCCGGCGTCCGTGACGGCGGTCGCGACGTAGCACACGCCGAGCGGCGCCACCGGGTCGGGGCTCCGCTCCTGGTTCGCCGAGACGAGGAGGACGCGCATGGTCAGCTGTCGTCGCGTGGCCGGGCGGGCAGGCCGGTGAGCACGCTCGTCGTGCGCACGCGCAGGAGGTCGCTCCCCGGCACCGCGCTCGGCCGTCCCGAGTGGATGCCCTCCGCCCAGCGCGCGTGCTCGCTCGCCACCAGCGTCGCGGCCGCGTCCCAGTCGCCGTTCCCCGAGATGAGGCGCACGAACGCCTCGCGCGTGGAGAGCTCCGCGGGCGCGTGGGTCAGGATGCGGCGCGCGGTCCAGAAGTACGAGTCGGGGTCCTCGTTGTGGTCGTAGAAGAAGTAGAGGAAGCGGAGGTAGCGCTCGAAGGCGCCGCGGTAGGCGGCCTCGTACCGGGCGAGCGCCTCGGCCTCGGGCGCGGCGCCGGAGAGGATCGAGTCGACGGCGCGCGCGCCCAGGAACCCGGCCAGGCAGGCGAGGTGCACGCCGGTCGAGAAGACGGGGTCGATGAAGCAGGCGGCGTCGCCGGCCAGCAGGAAGCCGGGGCCGGTGAAGCGCGTGCTGGTGTACGAGTAGTCGCGGATGACGCGGATGGGCGAGACGAGGGCCGCCCGCGCGAGCCGCTCGGCGATCGCGGGGCAGCGCGCGATCAGACCGCGGTAGGTGCCCTCCGGGTCGCCGTCCGCCAGCGTGCGCCAGCGGCGCGCGTCGACGACCGCGCCCACGCTCATGGTGCCGTCGTGGAGCGGGATGTACCAGAACCAGCCGTCGGCGAAGGCGGCGGAGAGGATGTGGTTGGCGAGCTCGCCGGGGAGGCGCTCCGCGCCGCGGAAGTAGCCGAAGACGGCCAGGTTCTTGAAGAAGTCGTCGAACTGGCGGAAGGCGCGCGCTCTTCCGACGACGGCCGCCTGGCCGCTCGCGTCGACCACGAAGCGGGGGGCGAGGCGGAGGGCAGCGCCCCTGGCGCTGCGCGCGCGCACGATGGGCCGTCCGTCGTCGGGCTCGACCGCCGTCACCGCGTGCTCCTCGCGCACGTCCGCGCCGTGGGCGCGCGCGTTCTCGAGCAGGAGCTGGTCGAACTCGGCGCGCACGACCTGATAGGCGTGCGGCCGCCCGCCCGGGTCTTCGCGGAACCAGAAGCTCCACGGCTCGCGCTGGCGGCCCCAGAGGAAGGTGCCGCCCGGCTTCTTGAGAAACCCGTGGCGCTCGATGGCGGGCGTGGCGCCGACGGCGTCGAGGATGGGGAGCGTCGCAGAGAGGAGCGACTCGCCGATGTGGTAGCGCGGGAAGCGCTCGCGCTCGAGGACCAGGACGCGATGGCCGGCGTCGGCGAGCAGCGTCGCCGCGACGGCGCCCGCGGGCCCGCCGCCGATCACCACCACGTCGGGCGCGTCGCGCATGGGCTCCCCGGCATCTAAGGGTCGGGAGCGCGGGCTGTCAAGGAAGCGGGCGCTGGCACGATCGCGACCCTCGTCCCGCGCGAGGCGGAGCGCCGCGCGGCGGCGCTCGCGCGCACCTTCAGGCCCGAGGCACGGTGCGCTTCAGCGTGAGCTGACCGGCTCCGCGCGTCCCAACACAGCGCGTGCCCGGGCGAGCGATGCGCGCTTCGCCACCGCACCGCGGCCGTCGTGCAGCCGCGCGCCGCATCCATGCGCGGTCGTGCGAGGTCGCGCGCCGCCATCTCCATCCAATGAAGGAGAATCGAACTGCCGCGGGTGGTATCGCCCTTGCTCTTGGGCCACGACGATGCACCAACGCGGCACGCGTGGCAGCTCGCTTCTCGAGGCGCTTGGCACGATGGCCCTGATCGGCATCGCGGTCGGGGGCTTCGCTGTCAACTCGGTCTCACTCACGCGCATCGACAAGACGGCGGACTCGGTCACCGCCGCCACCGCACTCGCGCAGCAGCAGCTCGAGGCCCTGCGTGCCCTGCCGCTCGGCGCCGCGCAGCT encodes the following:
- a CDS encoding tryptophan 7-halogenase; this encodes MRDAPDVVVIGGGPAGAVAATLLADAGHRVLVLERERFPRYHIGESLLSATLPILDAVGATPAIERHGFLKKPGGTFLWGRQREPWSFWFREDPGGRPHAYQVVRAEFDQLLLENARAHGADVREEHAVTAVEPDDGRPIVRARSARGAALRLAPRFVVDASGQAAVVGRARAFRQFDDFFKNLAVFGYFRGAERLPGELANHILSAAFADGWFWYIPLHDGTMSVGAVVDARRWRTLADGDPEGTYRGLIARCPAIAERLARAALVSPIRVIRDYSYTSTRFTGPGFLLAGDAACFIDPVFSTGVHLACLAGFLGARAVDSILSGAAPEAEALARYEAAYRGAFERYLRFLYFFYDHNEDPDSYFWTARRILTHAPAELSTREAFVRLISGNGDWDAAATLVASEHARWAEGIHSGRPSAVPGSDLLRVRTTSVLTGLPARPRDDS
- a CDS encoding radical SAM protein, which translates into the protein MRVLLVSANQERSPDPVAPLGVCYVATAVTDAGHEVRVLDLCFSEDPAADVRAALAAQRPEAIGISLRNVDNCAYPDTVSYLPHYRAVVEACRAASAAPIVLGGSAFTTMPAHYLAALDVPWGVVGEGEAAFPALLARLAAGADVRGLAGVAARDATTGAIEVAPTAWLPAVDAVRADRRWIDNRRYFEQGGMGNLQTKRGCHYKCTFCAYPVIEGRGMRTRDPAGIAAEVATLLDRHGIDQFFVVDSVFNAPRGYAERVCAALGPLGRRIRWSCFVTPGNFSAQLLDAMIAAGCQSIDFGTDAGSNQTLRGFRKSFNVDDIRAASDICRARSFPFCHSLVFGGEGETWETVAETIALMDECRPTAVTAMCGVRVYPETPMAQVLLARGEVAGVEALYEPWFYVAPGVRDRLAERVREAARARGNWLLPGMKVNDEERLFARLRGRGLKGDLWRYVSRLRLGRALAAAG